The Drosophila sulfurigaster albostrigata strain 15112-1811.04 chromosome 3, ASM2355843v2, whole genome shotgun sequence genomic sequence AGATCTTGTGTGCCGCACTCTGGGGCGTCAATTTACTGATTGGCACTGAGAATGGACTTATGCTGCTCGATCGTTCCGGTCAGGGCAAGGTAAGAGAGATTAAATCCCTGGAAATTCCTCACACTAAACTGTTTAAACTCCTTTAACAGGTCTATCAACTCATCTCGCGTCGCCGCTTCCAACAAATGGAGGTGCTGGAGGGTCAAAACATATTGGTTACCATATCGGGCAAAAAGAATCGCGTGCGCGTCTATTACTTGTCCTGGCTCAAGTCCAAGATCTTGCGCACCGACGGTCTCTCTGATGTAAGTTTCGAATATCGCAAATATCATATAACAAACATACTTTTACTTAATGCCTTTCCTTTCTCTCCTGTAGCAAGTGGAACGCCGTAATGGCTGGATTAATGTGGGTGATCTACAAGGTGCTGTACATTTTAAGATTGTCAAATACGAGAGGATTAAGTTCCTAGTGATTGCATTAAAAGACTCGATTGAAATTTATGCTTGGGCGCCCAAACCATATCAcaaatttatggcatttaaGGTGAGTATTAAGTGTACTCAATTCAATGGATATCATAAATTTGTTCTTTCATTTTCTGTAGAATTTTGGTGAACTGGAACATCGCCCCCTTTTGGTCGATCTCACAATTGAGGATCAGTCGAGACTGAAAGTGATTTATGGTTCTGCTGAGGGTTTCCATGCGGTTGATTTAGACTCGGCTGAAGTATACGATATCTATCTTCCTAAGCATGTAAGTGGCTCCTGCCATACTGATTGGATATACCCAGTAAATGTGAAATTCAACACACAGACTCAGGGTGCTATCATTCCGCATTGTATTGTGGCGCTTCCAAACTCAAATGGtatgcaactgctgctgtgctATGACAATGAGGGCGTCTATGTGAACACTGCCGGACGTGTGTCCAAGAATATTGTGCTGCAGGCAAGTTAAACCCTAAGAAATAATATCTTATCTTGTTTGCTAAATTTTATTCTTCGTTTATTCCTTCGCAGTGGGGTGAGATGCCCACTTCTGTGGCCTACATAGGCACCGGACAAATTATGGGCTGGGGCAACAAAGCAATAGAGGTGagtaatataatgaaatatcaTCCCAGCGTCAGATTATATGTAGTGACTTCAAAGGGTCTCACACAGTCTATACTCAGTTGCTGTTTTCTTATTGAAACTAATTCACCACACTCTCATTTCTCCCCACTTTAGATACGTTCCGTTGAGAGCGGCCATTTGGATGGTGTGTTTATGCACAAGAAGGCGCAACGCTTGAAATTCCTTTGCGAGCGCAACGATAAAGTATTCTTCAGCAGTGCCAAAGGTGCTTCATCGTGTCAAATCTACTTTATGACGCTCAATAAGCCAGGCATGGCCAATTGGTAAATTTTCCCCCCTCAACAAGcttacaaacaacaacaaaaataaataaacggaAATGGAAAAGAAACTGGCACTTGGCACCCTTCCGCAAAACTTGGCAACTGATGATCCAACAacattcaatataaataacaacaacaatttcttcttattttttaaaaagcaagctaaaaaaacgcaaaaaaaaaaagaaatatcaaaCACACGCTGACACACAACATTTAGCTCGTTTAAGTGAAAAAAGTGCATAATTTATAAGTGAGACCATCCTATACATAatacacaccacacacacgtAAACTCAccacactcaacacacacacacgcgaaCGTAAACGTTGTGCTTATGAAAAATCACCAGAATGAAGAAGACCGTTTTTCAATTAGTAAATGTGCTATAAAGTTAAATACTCGCAAATATTGAGAGTGCAcaatttttaagcaaaaagcgttaataaatgaattaattgatTAGCGCCATCGAAGAAAGTTAAGAAAAAAGCGCGAGACATTTTTAAAGCTCACTCGTCGAGGTTTTTTTTCATTAGAGAAGAAAAGAAGAatagagaacaacaacaaatcaaatgttgtttggacacacacacatgcatatatgtatattcatatgtACAATGAAGTTACATAACTAAATCGCAGTTTATttgtatgcacacacacacacagatacacgaacacacacttatacacaacacagcaatttcatttcaaatgtcaTTTTAGAATTGTGTTCATGTTGTCTCTCTTCTACTTATCATAATTTGCCTACAAGTTAAACTTAAGttaaaagcaagcaaaaaaataataaaataaaacaaaaggaaacgcagcaaaatgagaaaagcaaaacaaatatgaagaaaacacgataagaacaaaaaagaaacgtgCGTATATCGAAAATAATGATCGAATtgtgagcaaaaaaaaaatgcaattagtttTTCATTGTTCTCGATAGCAATCTATTAGAATTTATTTGTGCGTTTTGAGCTagtgcaaaagcaaataaagcaaaaacattaacatttatataaatatatataaattaaatgtatctgtatgctcatttttatgaaaacaaaatgaaaagtaatgaaatgaagttaaaagagaaaaataaaacaaaaaagcgcCATTGTAAAAACTAAGtgataaaaagcaaataaataatatagaaatgcTGAGCgatacagaaaaaataaagaaaaaaatgttataagcCGAAACAATTATGATTGATGATTTATGTGTAAAATAAGacagaaagcaaacaaaaaagcagaaagcaacacaaacaaaacaaaatgcttaacaaatttaagaTGAAGCAAGCTAAACGAAATTTGAAACCTACTTATGAGACAATTGATTGAATGcatcaaattacaaattacacaaaaagaaaagaataatGTCATTTTTGAGGACAACTACTTAccttgataaaaaaaaaaacaaaacaaaaacaaacacgatTGGAGGGAAGAATTCGATGAACCTAGTTAAGCTGCATTTTTTACTGAACTTTTATACAGAACTAAATGATGATGAAACGAAATTctctataaaacaaaaaacacaaaatcgaaaaaaaaaacaacaaagctagcatgttaaaatgaaaaactcaattaattatgatgatgacaaaataacaaaactccGCTTGTGTGCTGTGCATTTCAATGAATATTCCTTTCCTTAGTTTGTTTGTCATCACATTCGTGTGTGCTgcttaattaattcaaatggCTACGTTGCAATATACACATTCTATATACATTATACATTAATGTTCTCATTATCAATCGGcacacaacaactgcaaatacCACTTGCAATACATATGTCAAATTATTATGATGAGCGGCAGTTAATgctaaatattattgaattattcttccttgttttgtgttgttttctcAATATGTGCGTCCCTCCCTTaagtaaaatgaaaagcaaatataCCCGCGACTACCCGTCTCAAtctaaaatctaaaaaaaattaaatatttaaaatattgtttgtttttgtgttataaaaagaaaataaatgtatacacCCCCTATCCCCCAAAAAATGTCCcccatatttaataatgttctttaaaacaaaaatgcactaaactgcaattaaaaaccgaattagtaataaaaaatgcttactttatttctaaaataaaacaagtaaaattgATGATGAAGAAATGAATGTAAATCTAAAtcgtaaaaaaaattattatatatataatctcaaaattaaaaaacaaaaaaaaataaacaaaaaaatcaactgCAATTCAAATCCTGTTTTTTCGATAACTTGCGGTTTGAGGTGGGGCGGTTATAATCGATATGTGGCAGCTATAATCGGTGTGGCATCGATATGAGGCATGTGttgaacaacaataaaaatgtgttgaaaACAGCTGACGGAAAACAACGTGAAGTTGGCAGCGCTAGCTGTCACAACTTTGACAATTTGcgtctctcttcctcttctctcttttctttttttaccCGAGCATCGGTAGGTGTCGACTGCTGAAATGATAATCGCAAAATTTCCAATACAAACTAAAACatccaataaaaataatcaacaataTGTGCAAGATAAATATTCTACTTGCGTGAGCATATAATATTTGTGGAAAAGTGCAATTACAATGCGATTAAAAATGACGCACAATATGTTTGTGATATGTGATGTGTAATGACTAACGTAAATTAAATGATGGTCTCTCTATTATCTGTTCTTCAGAAATGGGTCGTGTAATTCGTGCACAACGTAAGGGCGCCGGTTCCGTCTTCAAGGCGCACGTCAAGAAGCGCAAGGGAGCCGCCAAGCTGCGTTCTCTGGACTTCGCCGAGCGCTCTGGCTACATTCGCGGCGTCGTCAAGGTAAGTTTCTGATTGGAAGAGATTGGAAGTTAAAGTGCTTATTGATTGATATGATTTCAAATTATAGGACATCGTGCACGATCCTGGTCGTGGCGCTCCCTTGGCCGTCGTCCACTTCCGCGATCCCTATCGCTACAAGATCCGCAAGGAGCTGTTCATTGCCCCCGAGGGCATGCACACTGGCCAATTCGTGTACTGCGGTCGCAAGGCCACTCTCCAGATTGGCAATGTGATGCCTCTGAGCCAGATGCCCGAAGGTACCATCATCTGCAACCTGGAGGAGAAGACTGGTGATCGTGGCCGTTTGGCGCGCACCTCTGGCAACTATGCCACCGTCATTGCCCACAACCCCGACACCAAGAAGACCCGTGTCAAGCTGCCCTCTGGCGCCAAGAAGGTTGTGCCTTCAGCTAACCGCGCTATGGTCGGCATCGTTGCTGGCGGCGGTCGTATCGACAAGCCCATCCTGAAGGCCGGTCGTGCCTACCACAAGTACAAGGTGAAGCGCAACAGCTGGCCTAAGGTGCGTGGTGTTGCCATGAACCCTGTGGAGCATCCCCACGGTGGTGGTAACCATCAACATATTGGTAAGGCATCGACAGTCAAGCGTGGCACATCTGCTGGTCGCAAGGTCGGTCTTATTGCTGCCCGTCGTACTGGTCGTATTCGTGGTGGCAAGGGAGACAGCAAGGACAAATAAACAATGCGCCGTCTTAACAGTTAAGGAGGAGCAGGTTCCGTCTGAGATCAGCGTATTGATGATACTGTTTGTTATTGCGCTGCTTGGCTTAATGTGTATGGAAAAAAAGATGTATGTTTTAATCAGCATACGACggaataaaatttatttctaaacaAACATGcttcaaatgtttttattgaaaacaaaaaggtTAATAGAATATTCAAAGCTTAATTGTCATTCTCGATTTGTTTGCTCATAGAGTTgcacaaacaaacattaaTGGGCATGATTGCTTAGGCAaaagaattcaaatatttgagtAAATATAACAGATAATCtggtaataataaaatatttttatataggtTCATACATTTatcttgaaattcaaaatatcaGTTGTGCTCAACACGTTTGTTGGGTGTGACCGCAggttaaatttccaaaatttgagTTAAATGTCGATAATCTGGGTACActgattttttttagtttagtacATTTATGAGAGCTATGGTTTTgaataagttatttaaaagatGTTTGACATATTTGCTGGATGTGCTATGATTTactaatttaatagaaaacaaatcaaatattacgAACAGActcatttcaaaataattttgtacattCTAAAATCATATTCAGCAATCATCGAATATCGATAATTTAGATCTTCGATGCTAGTTATCGCTGTGTGACCAACTCTGCAACAAGTTTGTAAGCAAGCTATAGTGGCagaggtatattttaaatttcatattgcGGTCACGCTGGTCGCGGTTGATGTGTGCGCGGACAGTGAGTGAAAAAACGAGCtgaaaaatcataataaatataacgcTAATACAACAAACGTGtcgaacaaataaataatggaTAGCACATTCCACGAGGGATGGCTTATCAAATCACCGCCCACAAAGCGCATTTGGCGTGCTGTAAGTGCTCCATATCCACATATCCATTGCATGTTGCTGCATTCGAGAGGAGGCAACAAAgcaatttttttcttgttagacccaaaaacacaaacacatacaaataccaaatggtCAGTCAAATGTGCAATCTGCAAGCGCAGCAAACGTTGGGAGAGAAAAATgcatgaacaacaacaatgtttaACTCTTTTCTTTCCGCTTGTTCTACACTGAGTCATACAAAGCAACGCACAACAGGCAGTGGcattcttttttctgtttttttttttttatatacaattacGTTCAGTGTACATCATCtcagtgtgtgcgtgtgtaatggtatgcgtgtgtgtggcagtatgtgtgtgtgtgtttgtatgcgatcatttgtttgtttgttgttgttgttttgtgtccgataatcatttttaattcattaataagCGGCTGACTGGCTGTGCATGGGTTGCATGGCTGATGATAtgagtttgttgttgttcttgttgttgctgcatagCTTTGGCTTTAGTGGGAAATGCTTGAGAAGTgattgaaatgcaaacaagCGAAAAACCGCAAGTTGCAAATTGTGAATGAGCTATTTACGCTAGAGCTGCgcgcttgtgtgtgtgagtgtatgcgtgtgcTTCTCTGTTTATGGCGTATTTTACTGTTGTTGCGTTGCTGCCGTGTTTATGTTTGGCTTTTTGGCGTGGGAACATTTTGTGACGCTAGCtgaagagaagaaaaattgaaaaaagtttacgcttaattaaatgtttaccCTGTGCTAACCGTTAAGCGCCGCTAGCTTGGCAGCTTGCTTTGTTGCGtattaaattacaacaacGTTGCTGCTGGCAGCGTCGTCgtttaatcaaatttactTCCAAGTAGAAAGTGCTGCCCCAAGGCGATCAGCatgaagcagaagaagaagaggcacGTACAAGCAGGCAGCATATGCcttgtttttcatttctttttgttttgttttttgttttttatgtacaTCATAAATACATTCATGCCGAGTCTATACGATAAGCCACACATCATGCAGAATGACGCACTTGTCGCTCAGCtctgtgctgttgttgttgttattgttatactCTGTCTGGGAGCATTATCATTTTGTCAATGCATCTGTAACGCAATGAATAAGGCGTGGCTGTGTTGATAAAGTTGAAATACTCTTTATTAAAAAGGTTTGTTTTTCTGTCTGCAACTGTAGTATAAACAAGAGTTTATCTGCTACGGATATCGTGTCACCTTAGTGCTGGGAACAAATAGGATGTTTATTTATtcgtatttatataaacaaaaattatattctagAAATAGTGTTAcctcaaaatgaaaatgcttcCTTTTGTACCAACCAAATCTTGATtcccaattttaaatttaatattttggtcatctaaatttgttaattattaattagtttaataCTTGTGGTTTATTTgagagaataaaatataaattataaatactaacTTCTGATTAAAGCATAATATAGTTaggaatattatttattatttttatacttaatAATCTTGttaatacacatataaataatttaaaaaatataaaagatcaCTTGagtgcattttaaaaatataaagattatTGAACTGAACATTGAAATAcgaaaagttattttttttaatgtattattttatttgatactAAGAACCTGGgcgaattaaaaatattgcagtCAAAAATTGAGATAGAATTTTCGcactaaaattaaatgttgtgaCAGTAATAatcagtaaatatttatatgcaaatcaGCAAGAGTATTAAACTGGCGGCTACCCAAAAATTATAACTCttcttaaacatttttcgTTTATGTTTCCTTACCCAGTTCTGGCAAGCCTTTTATAGGGgctgtataataaatatgtaaacaaataTTCATCCAAACATACGCAGCTAAACATTAGGTATTCCACACGCTTAAAGAAAATTAGCTGAGCATTCTTGTTGTactataattgttgttgctgttgttattgttgttgcttcgcCTCAGGGTGCCAATTTCTCCATGTGGTGCcactgtgtgcgtgtgtttgttggtgtgtgtgtgtgtgtgtgtatgtgagtgcgtgtgtggcattatgtttattgtttataattgaattaagcGTGAAACTGTGCAGACAACAATGCAAATTTgtctggcaaaaaaaaaacaccaatcAAGCCAGCATTGAAGAGCTATCGCATACCCTTTGATTAATCtgaataatcataataataatagataataatatTCTCGTATATTGTCAGACGCATGAAGAATGTATTTGTCAGTTGTTTCTTATGATTCAGAAATGATTCCCATGCTTCACATgcatgcattttaaattacgCATAATTCTTGAGTCATTTTCCGATCGCGCCTTCAAGAGATCGACCTGTTGATTGGCGAGGAAGTGAATGCTTCATGGCTGTAGTGCAAAGAGCAACATTTGTGTTGGCATATTTCCAGCTTTTCATCAAAACACTATTCcaagtattttgtttagttttctttatttcttccACGCGGTATAGATTTTCATACTTACGTCTTTAACTTATCGCCAATTGGCTAAAGTGcaactttgtttatttcaagGCAAATTTGCTCGTTAatcttgaaatttatttacatttaaaagcgaataaaatttatataactaAGGGTAGATCGACTGTGAAGTAATTCGAATACATGCttgacatacatacatatgaatgaATGTTAGgatatgaataaaattaagaattttcattaaaagttGATTACATTTTGAAGATATATGGGAAATagattgttattattttgactCCATTAACTTTCTACAAGAAATGCTTATCCTCGAAGTCTTActaaaattagtttatttaaatacattttgaaaattcaCCGGAGTGGATTATTTTATTAcgtttcatttattaatttgtttcatttgtttatactataataagtttatttaaatacattttgaaaattcatCGGAGTGGATTATTTTTTTAACGTTTAGTTTATTAATTGGTTTAATTTGCTTATACTAtaataagtttaattaaaagtatataaaatttttcggattggattattattttgcgattcatttgttttatttttgtgtatcatttattggtttttattttgagttattatttatatattttttatttttattaagcgtattgctttaatttatttattaatttatttcaaatgaatcttagaaatacattttataatttaataatttgatcaGAACACTCGAAGTCTTCGggatttatatttaatgtattttaatttgatttgatatttaaatattgagaGGAatccttttttaaataattatttctttgCTCTTAAAGTTAGATTAGTTATTTTATTCAGTTCCGTCAGACGAATTAAAAAGAACATTTTGATGTAGCCGTAGTGTGCACTTATCAGCTATAACACCCTATTATGCACTTGAATACAGGGTatgcatattaataatttgttgaatgTTTACCAAACTCTCTAGTCGACCATCTGACCTTTGAGACTTGTTTCACGTTTAGTTTTTGCTGCgttcttcttttgtttgtaCATACGACTTGCTGCTGATATTTTCTTTCAAGAAAACGTAGCTGTTATTTTTATCTGGCAAATCAGTAGATCGTGACCCAGCGAACTTCCGACGTTTTCTTGCGACGCATTTGCAGCGATATTAACTgtcaaaaaaagtaaagaaacaCCATTGAAGACTATCAGCATTAACTAATtgtttagctgctgctgctgctgtcaagAGAGACCGCAATGTGACCTGGATAAGAGAACGACGGATAAAAAGTCAATAGACTCTCGACTCGTGTCCGACGAGTGGGTTAggttggttgcttggttgTTTGGCAATGCGGTGGGTGTGAGCCGTTGTTGATTACACAAGAAAAATGTCAATGTAAAAGCGATTCGCGGAaaagcgacgtcgacgtcgacagcgacgttGGCAGCGAGTTAAGC encodes the following:
- the LOC133840592 gene encoding large ribosomal subunit protein uL2, whose product is MGRVIRAQRKGAGSVFKAHVKKRKGAAKLRSLDFAERSGYIRGVVKDIVHDPGRGAPLAVVHFRDPYRYKIRKELFIAPEGMHTGQFVYCGRKATLQIGNVMPLSQMPEGTIICNLEEKTGDRGRLARTSGNYATVIAHNPDTKKTRVKLPSGAKKVVPSANRAMVGIVAGGGRIDKPILKAGRAYHKYKVKRNSWPKVRGVAMNPVEHPHGGGNHQHIGKASTVKRGTSAGRKVGLIAARRTGRIRGGKGDSKDK